GCGGTCCTGGCCGGGCGTACCGAAGAGGTACAGGATCAGGTCCTGGTCGAGCGTGATGCGGCCGAAGTCCATGGCCACCGTCGTGGTGGTCTTGTCCCCGGTGTGGGTCAGATCGTCGATGCCCGCGGACGCGGACGTCATCACGGCTTCGGTGCGCAGCGGGTTGATCTCCGAAACGGCACCGACAAACGTGGTCTTACCCACGCCGAAGCCGCCCGCCACCACGATCTTCGCCGAGGTGGTGGCACGGCCCGTACCGCCGCTAGAGCTTGCGAAGTCCACTGAGCACCCTTTCGAGCAGTGTCACATCCGGCGTGCCGCCGGCCTCTCCGTTGCCCGGCTGGTGGATGGCCACCATGCCGGCTTCCGCCAGGTCCGCCACCAGGATCCGGGCGACGCCGAGCGGCATCGACAGCAGCGCCGACACCTCCGCCACCGACTTGACCTCACGGCAGAGGTGGCAGATCCGCTGGTGCTCGGGGAGCAGGGTCCCCAGATGCGCGGGGTCTGCCGTCGTGCTGACCAGTGCCTCTATCGCGAGCTGGTAGCGCGGCCGGGTCCGGCCGCCGGTCATGGCATAAGGACGAACCAGCGGCTGGTCGCCTTCCCCGTCGTACGACGCGTGGTGCAGTGCGCCGTACGGATCGGGTGAGGCGGGTGGCGGGGTCATGAATCCTCCGGGCGTGACAGCAGGTTCTCGGCTTGCCGTCTGCAAGGGGCCGGTGAGGGGACTAAGGCGGCCTGACGGGTGAGGGTTGTGGGCATTACCTGGGGGGATCGTGTCGTGAATCCGCTGGACGGCCGCCTAGTGGAGCAGACTGCCTTGGAGTTCGGCGCGGAGGTCGGGCGTGAGGACCGTGCCCGCACGATCGACCAGGAGGGCCATCTCGTACCCGACCAGACCGATGTCGGCGTCCGGGTGGGCCAGAACGGCCAGTGACGAACCGTCGGAGATGGACATGAGGAAGAGGAATCCCCGCTCCATCTCCACAACCGTCTGACTGACGGCGCCGCCCTCGAAGATCCGGGACGCACCCGCGGTCAGCGAGGTGAGGCCGGACGCGACGGCGGCGAGCTGGTCGGCGCGGTCGCGCGGGAATCCTTCGGACATCGCCAGCAGCAGGCCGTCCGCGGAGACCACCACCGTGTGGGACACCCCTGGGGTGTTGTCCACGAAGTTGGTGATCAGCCAGTTCAGATTCTGCGCGGCCTGACTCATGGGGCTCAACTAACGCTCCTGCTGGTGAGTGGGGCCGAGATGGATACTGCCGGTCTGCGGGCCGTTGTTGGCCTGCCGACCCTGCTGGATGCCCCGGCGGAGATTGGTCAGACGACCGCGCACGTCATCGGGCGCGCGCGAAACCTGTGGTCCGGACTGGTGATTCTGCTGCTGTGCGGTCCCCGGAACCAAATTGGCGCGGGGAACACGGCGGGGCAGCCCGGAAGTGGTGACCCCGCCGGCGGCGGGCTTCTTGACCCGTTCGGCCTGACGTACGAGTTCGTCGTTGGGCGAGGCC
The nucleotide sequence above comes from Streptomyces sp. NBC_01116. Encoded proteins:
- a CDS encoding DUF742 domain-containing protein → MTPPPASPDPYGALHHASYDGEGDQPLVRPYAMTGGRTRPRYQLAIEALVSTTADPAHLGTLLPEHQRICHLCREVKSVAEVSALLSMPLGVARILVADLAEAGMVAIHQPGNGEAGGTPDVTLLERVLSGLRKL
- a CDS encoding roadblock/LC7 domain-containing protein, translating into MSQAAQNLNWLITNFVDNTPGVSHTVVVSADGLLLAMSEGFPRDRADQLAAVASGLTSLTAGASRIFEGGAVSQTVVEMERGFLFLMSISDGSSLAVLAHPDADIGLVGYEMALLVDRAGTVLTPDLRAELQGSLLH